The following proteins come from a genomic window of Xiphophorus couchianus chromosome 19, X_couchianus-1.0, whole genome shotgun sequence:
- the mycla gene encoding protein L-Myc-1a translates to MEFDCFQSYFFHDFDTEEDFYKSTAPSEDIWKKFELLPTPPMSPHRTLCDSALHFSPGDKLNWLTKVLGPDEVCEGAFTPDPAELFDNLSAHIIQDCMWSSSEKVSAAAAQTPAPQQISVRATKTQCASTGGLISAAIDCVDPAAVLTFPASSCRKPASSGSESRSDSSDDEEEIDVVTVESKQNRVRLLSGRKPVTIRVRADPCPKSFHVSIHQQQHNYAARSPDSDPEEDEEDDDDYEEEPLSKRACTTSHQLPPSPSDTPLNSDAEDSDRRRNHNFLERKRRNDLRSRFTALRDQIPSLESAKAPKVAILTQATDYLEELHLRERRHLQEKKRLRTRQQQLLRKLSELKRS, encoded by the exons ATGGAGTTTGATTGTTTCCAGTCTTATTTTTTCCACGATTTCGACACCGAGGAGGATTTTTATAAGTCCACTGCGCCCAGTGAGGATATCTGGAAAAAGTTCGAGCTGCTGCCCACCCCTCCCATGTCCCCCCACAGGACTCTGTGTGACTCTGCCTTGCACTTCTCTCCGGGGGACAAGTTAAACTGGTTGACCAAGGTGCTGGGGCCGGATGAGGTGTGTGAGGGTGCGTTCACGCCCGACCCCGCGGAGCTTTTTGATAACCTCAGTGCGCACATCATCCAGGACTGCATGTGGAGTAGTTCTGAGAAAGTGTCGGCGGCTGCGGCTCAGACCCCGGCTCCCCAACAGATCTCAGTCCGGGCCACGAAGACTCAGTGCGCCTCAACGGGTGGTCTCATCTCAGCGGCTATAGACTGCGTGGACCCCGCCGCCGTTCTTACCTTCCCcgccagcagctgcagaaagcCAGCGTCGTCTGGCTCAGAGTCTCGCTCTGATTCCTCCG ATGATGAGGAAGAAATCGACGTGGTCACCGTGGAGAGCAAGCAGAACCGAGTGCGGCTGCTGAGTGGGAGGAAACCGGTCACCATTAGGGTCCGCGCGGACCCCTGCCCCAAAAGCTTCCACGTGTCcatccatcagcagcagcacaacTACGCAGCCCGCTCGCCGGACAGTGACCcagaagaggatgaggaggatgacGATGACTACGAAGAGGAGCCTTTGAGCAAGCGTGCCTGCACGACATCCCACCAGCTGCCGCCTTCCCCCTCGGACACCCCGCTGAACTCGGATGCGGAGGACTCTGACCGCAGGCGAAACCACAActttctggagaggaagaggaggaacgACCTCAGGTCCCGCTTCACCGCCCTGCGGGATCAAATCCCCAGCCTCGAGTCGGCCAAGGCCCCCAAGGTGGCTATCCTGACCCAGGCGACGGATTACCTAGAGGAGCTGCATCTCAGGGAGAGGCGACACCTACAGGAGAAGAAGCGCCTCCGAaccaggcagcagcagcttctccgCAAATTATCTGAACTCAAACGCTCCTGA